The genomic window AGCCTATATTATGGCGACATATATGGTGGCTTATGCGAGTTATTTAAAGATTGATACTTGCTATATTGAGGGCTTTGAAAAGTGCAAGGTAGAGGAACTCTATGGGCTAGATCCTTTTAAAGAACAAGTCGCGCTCATCGTGTGTTTTGGCTATCGTGGCAAGGAGCAGCAGCCACGTTTTAGAATCTCGCTTGATGAGTTGGTGGAATACAAATAAGGGAGAGTTTATATGCTAGATACAATTAAAGTTACTAAAAGAAATGGGCGCATTGAACCACTTGATATTACAAAGATTCAAAAGCATACATTTGCAGCAGTAGAGGGCTTAGAGGGTGTAAGCCAAAGTGAATTGGAGCTTGATGCGAAACTTCATTTTAGAGATGGGATTACAACAGAAGAGATACAGCAAGCTTTAATAAAGACTGCTGTGGATAAAATTGATGTGGATAAGCCAAATTGGACTTTTGTAGCAGCGCGCTTGTTTTTGTATGATCTCTATCATAAGGTAACAGGTTGGACTGGGTATAAGAAACTCGAAGAGTATTTTGCATTAGGTGAGAAAGAGGGAAAGCTCGTGCGTGGGTTAAAAGAAAAGTATGATTTGGATTTTTTAGATTCTCACATTAAGGCAGAGCGCGATTTGCAGTTTAATTATTTGGGTATAAAGACACTTTATGATAGATATTTACTCAAAGATGTCAATAATCAACCTATTGAATTACCCCAGCATATGTTTATGGCTATTGCTATGTTTTTGGCACAGAACGAAAACAATCGTGATGAATGGGCAGTGAAGTTTTATGATATGATTTCCTCATTTGAGGTAATTTGTGCTACTCCTACGCTCGCAAATGCTCGCACTACGCGACATCAACTAAGTTCTTGTTTTGTAGGTAGCACACCTGATAATATCGAGGGTATTTTCGACGCATATAAGGAAATGGCACTTTTGAGTAAATATGGTGGTGGTATTGGCTGGGATTTTAGTCGTGTAAGAGGGCTTGGAAGCTTTATCGATGGACATAAAAATGCTGCTGGTGGCGTTGTGCCTTTTCTTAAAATTGCCAATGATGTTGCCATTGCTGTGGATCAATTAGGCACAAGAAAGGGTGCGATAGCTACGTATCTAGAGATTTGGCATAATGATGTACACGATTTTATCAACCTACGCAAAAATAGCGGAGAGGAGCGCAGACGTGCCCACGATTTATTCCCTGCTTTGTGGATTTGTGATTTATTTATGAAGCGTGTAGAGGCGAATGAATACTGGACGCTTTTTGACCCATATCAATGTGCAGATCTCACAGAGTTGTATGGCGAGGCATTTGAGAAAAAATATATTGAATACGAAAATACAGAATCCTTGCTGAAATCGCGCGTTTTAGCGAAGGAGTTATGGAAGAAGATTCTAACGAATTATTTTGAATCTGGATTGCCATTTTTATGCTTTAAAGATAATGCAAATCGTGCTAATCCAAACGCACATTCAGGGATTATTAGAAGCTCTAATCTCTGCACGGAGATTTTCCAAAACACAAGCCCAAATCATTATGTGATAGAGGTGGAGTTTGAAGATGGCTCAAAGAATACATTTGAAGAAAATGAAGAGATTACAATAGATAGTGGCGT from Helicobacter typhlonius includes these protein-coding regions:
- a CDS encoding ribonucleoside-diphosphate reductase subunit alpha, which gives rise to MLDTIKVTKRNGRIEPLDITKIQKHTFAAVEGLEGVSQSELELDAKLHFRDGITTEEIQQALIKTAVDKIDVDKPNWTFVAARLFLYDLYHKVTGWTGYKKLEEYFALGEKEGKLVRGLKEKYDLDFLDSHIKAERDLQFNYLGIKTLYDRYLLKDVNNQPIELPQHMFMAIAMFLAQNENNRDEWAVKFYDMISSFEVICATPTLANARTTRHQLSSCFVGSTPDNIEGIFDAYKEMALLSKYGGGIGWDFSRVRGLGSFIDGHKNAAGGVVPFLKIANDVAIAVDQLGTRKGAIATYLEIWHNDVHDFINLRKNSGEERRRAHDLFPALWICDLFMKRVEANEYWTLFDPYQCADLTELYGEAFEKKYIEYENTESLLKSRVLAKELWKKILTNYFESGLPFLCFKDNANRANPNAHSGIIRSSNLCTEIFQNTSPNHYVIEVEFEDGSKNTFEENEEITIDSGVRKKANKITSVDSINGKKVFMSARVAQSGETAVCNLASVNLSKINTKEDIERVLPIAIRMLDNVIDLNFYPNRKVKVTNQKNRAIGLGVMGEAEMLARAGIEWGSGKHLAKIDEIMELISFNAISASANLAKEKGVYPYFSGSNWSKGIFPIDLANKEALKLVNKSLFTQDQCDWEALRTKVKTQGIRNGYLMAIAPTSSISILVGTTQTIEPIYRKKWYEDNLSGQIPVIVPHLNLNTWEYYVSAYDLDQSLIIKAAAVRQKWIDQGQSTNIFVRIDKASGKMLHEVYMLAWKLGLKSTYYLRSQSPETEEVMNRDIECLNCQ